The nucleotide window CATAATTTCTTTTACTATCTGTTCCTGAGTTATTACATCCAGAGCACTTGTAGGCTCGTCAGCCAGTATTATTTTAGGCTCGAAAGTCAGAGCCATAGCTATTCCCACTCTTTGTTTCATTCCTCCCGACAGCTGATGAGGATAACTTTTCATAATAATATCCGGGTCAGGCAAATTTACTTTGGAAAATAAAGATTTGGCTTTTTCTTCAGCTTCTTTAGTTGATAAATTTGAATGGATCTGAATGTATTCTACAAACTGTTTTCCTATTTTTCTTATAGGATTCAAAGTTCCTCCTGAATCCTGTGAAATCATTGTAATTTCAGTTCCTCTTAATTTTCTCCATTCGTTAATGTCTTTATTCAAAAGAGATTTGCCGTTATAAATCAAATCTCCCGAAACTACTTTTCCGTCATTAGGCAATAATCCTAAAATAGAAGAAAGAATGGTAGATTTTCCGCTACCGCTTTCTCCTACTATTGTTATTATCTGACCTTTTTTTAATGACATAGAGAAATTTTCAACTACCGGATCTTTATCCCCGTATTGAATTTTTATATTTTTTATCTCCAGCATAGGT belongs to Pseudoleptotrichia goodfellowii and includes:
- a CDS encoding ABC transporter ATP-binding protein, producing the protein MLEIKNIKIQYGDKDPVVENFSMSLKKGQIITIVGESGSGKSTILSSILGLLPNDGKVVSGDLIYNGKSLLNKDINEWRKLRGTEITMISQDSGGTLNPIRKIGKQFVEYIQIHSNLSTKEAEEKAKSLFSKVNLPDPDIIMKSYPHQLSGGMKQRVGIAMALTFEPKIILADEPTSALDVITQEQIVKEIMNLREISDTSIIMVTHNLGVAAYISDWIIVMQKGKVVDEGTAEDVISNPKSDYTKQLLKAVPEIGGERLV